In Pseudomonas sp. MM213, a genomic segment contains:
- a CDS encoding GlxA family transcriptional regulator, giving the protein MKTVAMVLFPDFLLLDMAGPMEVFSIANRYLEPAERYALSTIGTEHGALRASNGVNVQADVHIDQADQAYDLLLVPGGPGAYNEKHPPLLGWLKGAVKRAGRYGSICTGAFVLGNAGLIDGYRVTTHWHYTERLIKGFPKATVETDQIFVQDRNLITSGGVTAGIDLALAVVAEDHGKKVAQDVAKVLLVVMKRQGGQAQFSPLMATVAPHETPVTRVQNYVLDHLDEAFSIERMAGLATMSPRHFARVFAREVNMTPMEFLQSARIDCARNLLETSDLPLKTVAFKSGFGSVRHMRFLFSEKLGLTPSQYREQFS; this is encoded by the coding sequence ATGAAAACCGTGGCAATGGTGCTGTTCCCTGATTTTCTCCTGCTCGACATGGCCGGGCCCATGGAGGTGTTTTCCATCGCCAATCGTTATCTGGAACCGGCCGAGCGTTACGCGTTGTCGACCATCGGCACCGAGCACGGCGCGTTGCGTGCCTCCAACGGTGTCAACGTGCAGGCCGATGTGCATATCGATCAGGCGGATCAGGCGTATGACCTGTTGCTGGTGCCGGGCGGCCCCGGGGCCTACAACGAAAAACACCCGCCGTTGCTCGGCTGGCTCAAAGGTGCGGTTAAGCGGGCCGGACGTTATGGCTCGATCTGCACCGGCGCATTCGTGCTCGGGAATGCCGGCCTGATTGATGGCTACCGTGTCACCACCCACTGGCATTACACCGAACGGCTGATCAAGGGGTTCCCGAAGGCGACGGTGGAGACCGATCAGATCTTTGTTCAGGACCGCAACCTGATCACCTCCGGGGGCGTCACTGCCGGCATTGACCTGGCACTCGCCGTGGTTGCCGAAGACCATGGCAAGAAAGTCGCTCAGGACGTGGCCAAGGTGTTGCTGGTGGTGATGAAACGTCAGGGCGGACAGGCGCAATTCAGTCCGTTGATGGCGACGGTGGCCCCTCACGAAACGCCGGTGACGCGCGTGCAGAATTATGTGCTCGACCACCTCGACGAAGCCTTCAGCATCGAGCGCATGGCCGGCCTGGCCACCATGAGTCCACGTCATTTCGCCAGGGTGTTCGCCCGGGAAGTGAACATGACGCCGATGGAATTTCTCCAGAGCGCACGTATCGACTGTGCGAGAAATTTGTTGGAAACCAGTGACTTGCCGCTCAAGACCGTGGCTTTCAAAAGTGGTTTCGGCAGTGTGCGGCACATGCGGTTTCTGTTCAGTGAAAAACTCGGGTTGACCCCGTCCCAGTACCGCGAACAGTTCAGCTAG